GCCAATCGTCGGGTGGCGTTTCCCAGATTCTTTTCCTGTTCCCCCAAGTGTCACTCCTTGGAAGATAAGTGACCCACTGCCTACAATCGCAGTTTCTCCAATTACGACTCCAGAGCCATGGTCGATAAAAACACCTGGTGCAATTTTGGCACCTGGATGGATGTCAATGCCCGTTAAAAATCTACTAATGTAATTGATTAGTCTCGGAATGATCGGTAAACGTAGTTTATAAAGTAAATGGGCAAATTTATGGAGCCAAAGTGCATGTAAACCTGGATAACAAAGTACAATTTCTAAATAGGACTTAGCGGCCGGGTCAAATTTTTTGATAATCTTTATATTTTCGAACATTGATTAGTTGGTTTTAAAATTACTGATTAGACTAGTCAACTTTTCCAAGAGTTGGGAAAGTTTTAAAAGGGTAAGGGACAGAGGTTCTGTACAAAAAATTCACTTGTTCAATGGAATCCAAAGTGCCGATTTGAGGAAGAAAAATTTCCTTTTATAGAATTTTCAAAATGGAACCAACTTTGCCAATTCGTGAGGAATTGACACAGTTTTTCCAAATGCTAAGGTTTTAAAGATCAATCTGAATTAAGTTCAGATAACATAGAATTTTTCAAATTTCTTATACTTATTGGGTTTCTAATTGATTCTATTCTTAAGTTCTATATGCTTTCAAACAGAAATATATTTCTAGGTTGTTCCGACTTTGGAATCAAAAAAAACAATACACATTCTTTTATTCATTCTTACTTTTTTTACTTTAACTTATTCTGATATTTTTCTTAATCCTCAGGTGCCTCAAACATTAGAGAATTATAAACTTATGTTTTTTGAGAATTGGCCTTATTCGGTTTCTTTGTTATTCATTCTTTTTGCCCATGAAATGGGACATTTTCTCCCTGCCAGGTATTATGGAGTAAAAGCAACATGGCCCTATTTCATTCCATTACCAGTGGGTCCAATTGGAACCATGGGAGCTGTAATCCAAATCAAACAACAGATTCCTGATAAAAAAGTTTTATTCGACATTGGAATCGGTGGGCCCACGGCAAGTTTAGTGCTCTCCATAATTGCTTGGTTAGTGGGGATCAGTTTATCTAAAGTGATCGAAATTCCGCCAAATTTTGATCGTTCTGGATTTCTTTTTTTTGGAGATAGCCTTTTTACATATTTCACAACACAATGGATACTTGGCCCCATTGATCTTTCAACGATGGATATACAAGCACATCCACTCGCTAAGGCAGGCTGGGTAGGTCTTTTAATTACTGCAGTAAACCTATTACCTTTCGGTCAATTGGATGGTGGACATGTCATATACGCAATGTTTGGTGAAAATTATCGAAAGTGGATTCACCGTTTGTTTATGTTCTTTTTAATTTTTGCATTGATTCATTTTACCTGGTTACTTTGGGGTTTTATCATTTATTATGTTGTGAAGATAGAACATCCATTCATCCGCGATTCCGTATCAGGTATCGGGAAAATTCGTTTCTATTTTGGAGCATCAATGTTAGTAACATTCCTAATCATTTTCGTTCCAAAACCGATTATCTTAGGATCTGAATTTGAAGATTCCTCTTTACTCATGGATATTTTTCGTCTGATATCACAAAGCATTGGGTTGGATTCATGATTCGTTTTTTATTATTAGTATTATTTTCTTTCGGATTATTGGCGCAGGAAAGTAAGGAATACAAACTTACAGACAAGGCCTACGGTCTTGCTTGGGATGGAGTCAATTTTTGGTACATTGATACCAATCGTCGTGCCATTATCAAAATCAATGAAATTGGGGAACAAGAAATCTTTAATTTAGGATTAGCAAACCTTCGAGGAATTAGTTTTGATACTCGCGAAGGGAAACTTCTTGTGGTGGCACCGAAACAAATTCTGAAACTGGATCCCAACTCAGGTGGGATTACAGATAAAATTCAGATACCAATTACAAATGTTGCAGGGATTGCCAGTGTCGGAAATTATTATTACATTCTAGATTTGGATTCCGGGAAAGTGCAAATTTACGACCAATCCTCTTCACTTTTGATTGGAGGTTTTTTCACAGACCGAACCAGACCACGTGACATCTGTTATGGTAGAGATTCCTTATGGATTTCGGATTCGGCTGATAACAGTATCTACAGGTATGATACGAAAACAGGAAAAATTACAGGATCGATTAAAACAAACCTACGTTCGATCCGAGGAGTTTTACTCAGTGGATCCAAACTTTGGGTA
The sequence above is drawn from the Leptospira sp. WS4.C2 genome and encodes:
- a CDS encoding site-2 protease family protein; its protein translation is MESKKTIHILLFILTFFTLTYSDIFLNPQVPQTLENYKLMFFENWPYSVSLLFILFAHEMGHFLPARYYGVKATWPYFIPLPVGPIGTMGAVIQIKQQIPDKKVLFDIGIGGPTASLVLSIIAWLVGISLSKVIEIPPNFDRSGFLFFGDSLFTYFTTQWILGPIDLSTMDIQAHPLAKAGWVGLLITAVNLLPFGQLDGGHVIYAMFGENYRKWIHRLFMFFLIFALIHFTWLLWGFIIYYVVKIEHPFIRDSVSGIGKIRFYFGASMLVTFLIIFVPKPIILGSEFEDSSLLMDIFRLISQSIGLDS